One region of Budorcas taxicolor isolate Tak-1 chromosome 3, Takin1.1, whole genome shotgun sequence genomic DNA includes:
- the NDUFS5 gene encoding NADH dehydrogenase [ubiquinone] iron-sulfur protein 5 — protein sequence MPFIDVQKKLGVDLDHWMTIQSAEQPHRIPARCHAFEKEWIECAHGIGSIRAEKECKIEFEDFRECLLRQKTMKRLNAIKRQRDKLIKEGKYTPPPHHSGQEDLRP from the exons ATGCCATTCATTGATGTGCAGAAAAAGCTGGGTGTTGACTTAGACCACTGGATGACAATCCAGAGTGCTGAGCAGCCTCACAGGATTCCAGCTCGATGCCATGCTTTTGAGAAAGAATGGATAGAGTGTGCACATGGAATCGGTAGTATCCGAGCAGAGAAGGAGTGCAAAATAGAATTTGAGGATTTCAGAGAATGTCTGCTTCGACAGAAAACG ATGAAACGTCTGAATGCCATCAAGAGACAGCGGGATAAGCTAATCAAGGAAGGGAAGTACACACCTCCACCTCACCACTCGGGCCAGGAGGATCTTCGGCCCTGA